The Opitutaceae bacterium genome has a window encoding:
- a CDS encoding fatty acid desaturase encodes MSHKLPFDRVNWTTSAFLISTAIISLTAVPVYLWNFGLNAFQVSLFLFYFAATGFSITLGYHRLFSHLAFKAKWPVKLATLIFGAAAFENSTIDWVSDHRNHHKHVDHDDDPYDISKGFFHAHIGWLLFKLRPEPPLDNVADLQRDPLVMWQHRWCHLIGLTVGFILPAVLGWIYGGPIQALGAFLLAGVLRVFFVQQMTFFINSLCHTIGRRPYSSACSARDSGLMAIFTFGEGYHNYHHEFQHDYRNGVKPWQFDPTKWLIWTLSKIGLASNLRRVPDAKILMAEAREAQRLLSAHLDTPAHQLAERTRQMLQNSQDKLTELLQALSDRRDQAIRATEARFESSKELIAELRREIQIALERLENAGSMTPVPA; translated from the coding sequence GCTGACCGCCGTTCCGGTCTACCTTTGGAATTTCGGCCTCAACGCCTTCCAGGTCAGCCTCTTCCTCTTCTATTTCGCCGCCACCGGTTTCAGCATCACACTGGGTTACCACCGTCTGTTCTCCCATCTGGCCTTCAAGGCCAAATGGCCGGTCAAACTGGCCACCCTGATTTTTGGAGCGGCCGCTTTTGAGAACTCGACCATCGACTGGGTCTCCGACCACCGGAACCACCACAAGCATGTGGATCACGACGATGATCCCTACGACATCTCCAAAGGCTTCTTCCACGCCCATATCGGTTGGCTGCTCTTCAAGCTCCGTCCCGAGCCGCCGCTCGACAACGTGGCTGATCTGCAGCGGGATCCCCTGGTCATGTGGCAGCACCGCTGGTGCCACCTCATCGGACTGACGGTCGGTTTCATTCTTCCTGCCGTCCTCGGCTGGATCTACGGCGGCCCCATCCAGGCGCTGGGCGCCTTCCTGCTCGCCGGCGTCCTCCGGGTTTTCTTCGTCCAGCAGATGACCTTCTTCATCAACTCCCTCTGCCACACGATCGGCCGTCGGCCCTACTCGAGCGCGTGCAGCGCGCGTGACAGCGGATTGATGGCGATCTTCACCTTCGGCGAGGGTTACCACAACTATCACCATGAGTTCCAGCACGACTACCGCAACGGGGTGAAACCCTGGCAGTTCGATCCGACCAAGTGGTTGATCTGGACCCTTTCGAAAATCGGTCTCGCCTCAAACCTCCGCCGCGTTCCCGACGCCAAGATCCTCATGGCCGAAGCCCGCGAGGCCCAGCGCCTCCTCTCGGCCCACCTCGACACTCCCGCCCATCAACTCGCAGAACGGACCCGGCAGATGCTCCAGAACTCCCAGGACAAGCTGACAGAGCTTCTCCAGGCCTTGAGCGATCGCCGAGATCAGGCCATCCGGGCGACCGAGGCGCGCTTCGAATCTTCGAAGGAGCTTATCGCCGAATTGCGGCGTGAAATCCAGATCGCCCTTGAGCGATTGGAGAACGCGGGATCGATGACCCCCGTGCCGGCCTGA
- a CDS encoding EamA family transporter: MPPQKSEIHRTRGILLLLLAALLWSLGGVLIKSVSWHPLAIAGVRSAFCAITLVLLGGRIPFTWSLWEIGGGVAYATTVLLLVLATKLTTAANAIFLQYTAPISIAILAPWILKEKTRGSDFITILIVLGGMALFFVDEVDLSGFLGNAAGIVSGVSFGLMTVLLRHQRDASPLASLVIGNVLAAIVGLAFVRAPFPEPGAWLILAVLGVVQLGLPYFILTKAIRHVTAMEACLIPMIEPILNPLWVLLLIGERPGPYSLIGGAVVLGGVTLRAILAVRRDPVHPPLPARPTTGAPLDAAVGTSSTSP, from the coding sequence ATGCCGCCCCAGAAATCAGAGATCCACCGCACCCGGGGCATCCTGCTCCTCCTACTGGCCGCGCTGCTCTGGAGTCTCGGCGGAGTGCTGATCAAGTCGGTCTCCTGGCATCCGTTGGCCATTGCCGGAGTCCGCAGCGCGTTCTGCGCCATCACGCTTGTCCTTCTCGGCGGACGAATCCCTTTCACCTGGTCACTCTGGGAAATCGGAGGAGGCGTCGCCTACGCAACGACGGTTCTGCTTCTCGTTCTGGCCACCAAGCTGACGACCGCGGCCAACGCCATTTTTCTTCAGTACACCGCCCCGATCTCGATCGCAATCCTCGCCCCATGGATCCTCAAGGAAAAGACCCGCGGGAGTGACTTCATCACCATCCTGATCGTTCTCGGGGGGATGGCCCTCTTCTTCGTCGACGAGGTGGATCTGTCCGGCTTTCTCGGCAATGCCGCCGGGATTGTCAGCGGAGTCAGCTTTGGCCTCATGACCGTTCTTCTGCGCCATCAGAGGGACGCCTCTCCGTTGGCCTCCCTCGTCATCGGCAATGTCCTCGCCGCCATCGTGGGTCTGGCCTTCGTTCGCGCTCCCTTTCCGGAGCCCGGTGCATGGCTCATCCTGGCGGTTCTCGGCGTGGTGCAGCTGGGCCTGCCCTACTTCATCCTGACCAAGGCCATCCGCCATGTCACCGCCATGGAGGCCTGCCTCATTCCCATGATCGAGCCGATTCTCAACCCACTCTGGGTCCTGCTCCTGATCGGCGAACGGCCGGGCCCCTATTCCCTGATCGGCGGAGCGGTCGTTCTCGGGGGCGTCACCCTGCGCGCGATTCTCGCGGTTCGGCGCGATCCGGTCCACCCACCCC